In a single window of the Bubalus kerabau isolate K-KA32 ecotype Philippines breed swamp buffalo chromosome 18, PCC_UOA_SB_1v2, whole genome shotgun sequence genome:
- the MIER3 gene encoding mesoderm induction early response protein 3, producing the protein MAEASFGSSSPVGSLSSEDHDFDPTAEMLVHDYDDERTLEEEEMMDEGKNFNSEIEDLEKEGNMPLEDLLAFYGYEPTIPAVADSSANSSPSELADELPDMTLDKEEIAKDLLSGDDEETQSSADDLTPSVTSHETSDFFPRPLRSNTTCDGDKESEVEDVETDSGNSPEDLRKEIMIGLQYQAEIPPYLGEYAGNEKVYENEDQLLWRPGVVLESKVKEYLVETSLRTGNEKIMDRISAGTHTRDNEQALYELLKCNHNIKEAIERYCCNGKASQEGMTAWTEEECRSFEHALMLFGKDFHLIQKNKVRTRTVAECVAFYYMWKKSERYDYFAQQTKFGKKRYNHHPGVTDYMDRLVDETEALGGTVNSSALTSNRPEPVPDQQLNILNSFTASDLTALTTSVATACNPADVSCLGDGFPPLGSTPRGQVSHVPVVTEELLTLPSNGESDCFNLFETGFYHSELNPMNMCSEESERPAKRLKMGIAVPESFMNEVSVNNLGVDFENHTHHITSAKMAVSVADFGSLSANETNGFISAHALHQHAALHSE; encoded by the exons TTGGGTCTTTGTCTTCTGAGGATCATGATTTTGACCCCACTGCTGAGATGTTGGTCCATGACTATGACGATGAAAGAACTCTCGAAGAGGAGGAAATGATGGATGAGGGTAAAAACTTCAATTCTGAAATCGAAGACTTAGAAAAG GAAGGAAACATGCCTCTAGAAGATTTATTGGCATTCTATGGCTATGAACCTACAATTCCAGCTGTTGCGGATTCCAGTGCAAATAGCTCCCCAAGTGAACTTGCAGATGAACTACCAGATATGACACTAGACAAA GAGGAAATAGCAAAAGACCTATTGTCAGGTGATGATGAGGAAACTCAGTCTTCCGCAGATGATCTGACTCCATCTGTGACTTCCCATGAAACTTCGGACTTCTTCCCTAGACCTTTACGAT caAATACTACCTGTGATGGAGATAAAGAATCAGAGGTTGAAGATGTTGAAACAGACAGTGGTAACTCACCTGAAGATCTGAGGAAG GAAATAATGATTGGTTTACAATATCAAGCAGAGATTCCACCTTATCTCGGAGAGTATGCTGGTAATGAGAAAG TGTATGAAAATGAAGACCAGTTGCTTTGGCGTCCTGGTGTGGTTTTGGAGAGCAAAGTTAAGGAGTACCTTGTTGAGACCTCATTAAGAactggaaatgaaaaaataatggatCGAATTTCTGCAGGAACACATACAAGGGACAATGAACAG GCATTATATGAACTTCTCAAGTGTAACCATAATATAAAGGAAGCAATCGAAAGATACTGTTGCAATGGAAAGGCATCTCAAG aaggaatgactGCATGGACAGAAGAAGAATGCCGGAGCTTTGAACATGCACTCATGCTTTTTGGAAAAGATTTTCATCTTATACAGAAGAATAAG GTGAGAACTAGAACAGTTGCTGAATGTGTAGCATTCTACTATATGTGGAAGAAATCTGAGCGTTATGATTACTTTGCTCAACAGACAAAATTTGGAAAGAAACGATATAACCATCACCCTGGAGTTAC GGACTATATGGATCGTTTGGTGGATGAAACAGAAGCTCTGGGTGGGACAGTAAATTCTTCAGCCTTAACTTCTAACCGACCTGAGCCTGTACCTGATCAACAGCTAAACATTCTCAACTCTTTCACTGCCAGTGATTTGACAG CTTTGACCACCAGCGTAGCGACTGCCTGCAACCCAGCGGATGTGAGTTGTTTGGGTGATGGCTTTCCTCCACTGGGCAGCACGCCCCGTGGACAAGTCAGTCATGTGCCTGTTGTGACGGAGGAGTTACTCACCCTGCCCAGCAATGGGGAAAgtgattgttttaatttatttgagaCTGGATTTTATCACTCAGAGCTGAACCCCATGAACATGTGCAGTGAAGAGTCAGAAAGACCAGCAAAGAGATTGAAAATGGGCATTGCTGTTCCTGAATCCTTTATGAATGAGGTTTCTGTAAATAATTTGGGTGTAGACTTTGAAAATCACACACATCATATCACCAGTGCCAAAATGGCTGTGTCTGTGGCTGACTTTGGCAGTCTGTCTGCCAACGAGACCAATGGTTTCATCAGTGCCCACGCTCTGCATCAGCATGCCGCCCTGCATTCTGAATGA